The Papio anubis isolate 15944 chromosome 1, Panubis1.0, whole genome shotgun sequence genome window below encodes:
- the RHOC gene encoding rho-related GTP-binding protein RhoC, which yields MAAIRKKLVIVGDGACGKTCLLIVFSKDQFPEVYVPTVFENYIADIEVDGKQVELALWDTAGQEDYDRLRPLSYPDTDVILMCFSIDSPDSLENIPEKWTPEVKHFCPNVPIILVGNKKDLRQDEHTRRELAKMKQEPVRSEEGRDMANRISAFGYLECSAKTKEGVREVFEMATRAGLQVRKNKRRRGCPII from the exons ATGGCTGCAATCCGAAAGAAGCTGGTGATCGTTGGGGATGGTGCCTGTGGGAAGACCTGCCTCCTCATCGTCTTCAGCAAGGATCAGTTTCCGGAGGTCTACGTCCCTACTGTCTTTGAGAACTATATTGCGGATATTGAGGTGGACGGCAAGCAG GTGGAGCTGGCTCTGTGGGACACAGCAGGGCAGGAAGACTATGATCGACTGCGGCCTCTCTCCTACCCGGACACTGACGTCATCCTCATGTGCTTCTCCATCGACAGCCCCGACAGCCTGG AAAACATTCCTGAGAAGTGGACCCCAGAGGTGAAGCACTTCTGCCCCAACGTGCCCATCATCCTGGTGGGGAATAAGAAGGACCTGAGGCAAGATGAGCACACCAGGAGAGAGCTGGCCAAGATGAAGCAG GAGCCCGTTCGGTCTGAGGAAGGCCGGGACATGGCGAACCGGATCAGCGCCTTTGGCTACCTTGAGTGCTCAGCCAAGACCAAGGAGGGAGTGCGGGAGGTGTTTGAGATGGCCACTCGGGCTGGCCTCCAGGTCCGCAAGAACAAGCGCCGGAGGGGCTGTCCCATTATCTGA